The nucleotide window CTATTTAACATTATTTATTCATTAAATATTTTTATAATAATTTCTAAGTTCATTAACTTTTTCTTCTAAAGAAATATCATTTCTATTAAATATTTCATCAACTTTTTCGACATGAACTATCCCTGTTGAAATTATTGATATATTTTCTTTTCCTAAAGTGCTTAAATCTAGAGTTACAATAGCTGCTTCTTTTCCTCTTTTTATCAAAAATGGGTACATGCCTGTATTAAAATTTTTAATTATGTTAAATTCTTCTTCTGTACAAGATAAACCTTCAACATAATCATCTTTATTAGCTTTTTCATTTGGAAAGAAAATATGTGTAGATGTTTGTTCAACTATTGCTCTTGCAATTTTTAATTTTAAAACATCTTCCACAGATTGAGAAGCCATACCTATAAAACCATTTTCTTTTCTAATAGTTTTTAGTTTATTAAAAATTTCTTCTTGAATAAGAAGATTTGCAAACCATTGCCAAAATTCATCTGCAATTAATCCAAACCTTCTACCATCAATTAAATTTGTTACTCTCCATAAAATATAAAAACTTAAAGGAGCTGATACATCAGGGTCATTTAAAAATTCTGTTCCATCTATTCCAAAAATATTAATATCATCAGGAAAATCTAATAAATCATTTTCGTTATCAAATACCCATCCATATTTTGCACCTTTCTTCCATAATGAGAATCTTTGTTTTAAAGAATTTTCATCAGTGTTATCATCCGTTAAGTTTTCTAAGAGTAAAGAAATGCCGTACTTTCTTTTAGATAATGGAATAAAATCCATGATAAAATCAATAGCATTTGCAAGTTCTTTTTCTTCACTTGTTTTTAATACTTCTCCGTTTGCTGTAACAAGAATTTTCATTAATATTTGTAAATTTCTTTTATTGTTTTTAGTATTTTCAATCATAAATGGATTAAATCCTGTTTCAAGTCCATTTTGAATATTGATATATCTTCCTCCAGCACTTAAAATATTCCCTTTAGCACCATAATCTTTATCCAAATAAACTAAAGTCATCTTTTTTAAATTATCAGGAATATTTTTAGGAAAAGTTTCTTTATTTGCAAACTTCAGCAATTGATTATTTAGAAATTGTAACATTGCTGTTTTTCCACCACCACTTTGTCCTAAAACTAAAAAATTACCTAATGTGAACTCGCCAAAATCATTTTTGGATTTTTCAGCATGAATATTGAAATAGTATATTTGTTTTGAAGGAGTTTTTAATATCGTTATCGCATCTCCCCATTGGTTGTTTTTTTTTCTACCTTTTGCAAAATTATGCAAAGCTATTAAACTTGCAAAATTTTCATTTGTTACTGGACTAACACGAGGTCTTAAACCAAAATTGCAAGGTATTTGTGAAAAATAACTAGAAGGAAGTGCTATATCTGCAAGAATAACTTGTAATCCAATATCTTGCAAACAAGTAATTACTTTATTTGTATTAGATTTTGTTTCTTCAATAGTTTCACCAAAAACCGATAAAGAAAAATGGTAGTTACCAAAGCATAAATCACCATTCGTTAATCTATCAAGAGCTATATCAAACTCAGCTTCTTGAGTAATACTATCATCATCAGTTGATTTAAAATGTTTTTTTTGCTTTTTTAATTTTTCTTTTGCTTTATTTCTTTGCATTGGAGTAAAGGATTGTGTAAGGGTATAATTTACATCCAAATACATCAAAATGTCTAAAATCCCTGTAAAAGTTATTGAAGTATAATCTTTTATTTCAATTAGTTGTGCAAATTTTTTAGTTCCATCAATATAATTAAGTTG belongs to Arcobacter defluvii and includes:
- a CDS encoding VirB3 family type IV secretion system protein, with translation MAKQPEILFKGMTRPAMLYGVPIYPLILVISIFALVSVWTNIIYMFFVIPVILVMKFIVMQDDYMFNLLFQSFKTKTPTLNKKYYGVKSYSSMEYRKMNKNVGFPTLSILGLDSNPTFEKFIPFSSLIKKDIVLTKDFNLVSSWKIQGISFEVESDENQDFIKILLANVFQSFSSEPVSFYFHSTRFDIDTDLKAKYDNSYLQEINDLYYLSFSKGNSKSTDLYLTMIYNPFLNNLEKSKFLSSSPEKSRKELLNYISKFHDYSNRLEANLSKFVAKKLKIYEKEGKTFSTQLELYNYLLGGKFQKVRALNTPVSEYLIGSLKNIQFSNDLVQLNYIDGTKKFAQLIEIKDYTSITFTGILDILMYLDVNYTLTQSFTPMQRNKAKEKLKKQKKHFKSTDDDSITQEAEFDIALDRLTNGDLCFGNYHFSLSVFGETIEETKSNTNKVITCLQDIGLQVILADIALPSSYFSQIPCNFGLRPRVSPVTNENFASLIALHNFAKGRKKNNQWGDAITILKTPSKQIYYFNIHAEKSKNDFGEFTLGNFLVLGQSGGGKTAMLQFLNNQLLKFANKETFPKNIPDNLKKMTLVYLDKDYGAKGNILSAGGRYINIQNGLETGFNPFMIENTKNNKRNLQILMKILVTANGEVLKTSEEKELANAIDFIMDFIPLSKRKYGISLLLENLTDDNTDENSLKQRFSLWKKGAKYGWVFDNENDLLDFPDDINIFGIDGTEFLNDPDVSAPLSFYILWRVTNLIDGRRFGLIADEFWQWFANLLIQEEIFNKLKTIRKENGFIGMASQSVEDVLKLKIARAIVEQTSTHIFFPNEKANKDDYVEGLSCTEEEFNIIKNFNTGMYPFLIKRGKEAAIVTLDLSTLGKENISIISTGIVHVEKVDEIFNRNDISLEEKVNELRNYYKNI